The Periophthalmus magnuspinnatus isolate fPerMag1 chromosome 15, fPerMag1.2.pri, whole genome shotgun sequence genomic sequence TGGATTTCTCAGTTGGAATGTAAGTTAGAACTGTCAAagtactgtgcatgtttttctagATAGATGTAATTCTAGTTTTAAGCTAAAAGGGCTGTTTTCAAAGTTGAACATATTAGTAACTTGTCACTTGTAATGTGAGGTATTAAATTAGATTTATTCATGATTTAGACTGGTAGAATAGCTGGTTTCTCAGGTTTTGGTGATAGACGCTGAGAACCAAGTCCTATTTGGTGTCATGTTTTAGCATCACtggacaaaaataaacttgtcACATGCAGGATTGAAGAGAAATCAAAAGGTGTTTAACAGTCCAGGAATTAGCTTGGTGTAAAGAGGCCTGAATGTTTACTCCTAATACTGCACCAGCACATAAAAGGTGTTAAATATTTTAGGCAGCACAGACTTAGTAAGTCAAAGTATTTAATCAAAAATCTGCAGACGTAATGcagattaaaaataatttctcatgaCATTGTAAAGTAACATTGGTTTTACTTTATAGCCTGTCACTGTGATCAAATCAACATAATTTTGAAGATTCAAGTTTGACTGTCAAATTTTTACAAATGAGGTGAATGGCCTCCAGGTCAGAAGGTATTAATAAATCACTGGATATTCTGGACTAAGTGTCAGCAGCTGCAGGGAATGTAACCAGGACATAACTGTGACATTACCTTATGACTTAAAACtgcaacattttttatttgatgatgAAATCATACAATTTCAGGTCCTCATTTTAAGAGTTGTATTTTAACATGATCCAGGCCGTACACAAATGCTCTCTCAAATGCTCTCTGTATCAAAGTTGGctcaacaaaacacacaaatccacATGTGAAATGCATGAATCAGGTTTTTGCTGTTGAGCTGTTGTAGAggacatgtgtgtttgtgagtggcCATCTAAGATTGCCCTGGTGCATCCTCtgcactcaaaataactcacgTGAGGCTGTCTTCACTGAGCCTAGCAACAGTTTGGTTTTATCCACAACATGATGAAGGTCACAGTGAATGAGAGAAGGGATTACAGGCTGTTCTCAAAACTGCATCATGTACATTCAGGCTTAATACAGAAAGAAGGGATCTCTAAAAGTGGTCCACTCCCACATAAGGAGCGTCATGTTTATAGGTTATGTCGTCATTATAAGCTTTACTGCAGTGCAATATGCATGTgtcagaaaacacaaacacatctaCAGCTATGTTTATATTACATCTAGAATAATACGTAACAATCGTTTCTCTGTTTTCTAGAACCCAAATGCACCCCTACTGTAAGGACTGAGGAGAGGGCCACAATGCCGGAAGCTTGATCCCAGGACTGACCTCCCTCAGACACGTGGGTCTGAATGACCAGGTCTGAGGCCAGAGCTCTGTGCTCCAGAGAAGCTGCGTCATGGCGACAGTGGAGAAGCGACGCTCCAGTCGGAAGAGTGGCCATCGCAAACACAACGATGGTGGGTACAGTGACACAGAAACAGACCGTGAGGTGAGCAGTCTGACAGACAGGGCCTTTAGGAGCCTGTGCATTGGAGATGAGGCCGTGTACAACGACGCCGACCTGAGCGCTTCACCCTGTACACAGAAGGACACAGGCAGACAGGAGCTGAAGAGGACTGCACACGAGAGCTTTAGCCTGCGAGTGCAACAGTATGGACAGGACTGGATATACAGAGGAACGTATGGAGCAGAGATTCACAAGGGCCAGCAGTGGGGGGTCTATGGGGAGAAGGGGGCACCGGAGCCCCCTCAGCAGGCGTACCCCCCAAGAGAACTGTCCCTGTTCAGCAACGGAATGACAGAGGTGAACTCGCAGCAGCGCCGCAGCCACTCACGAGTCTCCTCTTTAATCAGGGCCTTTAACTCAGAGGGACAGGGGGACGAGGCTGTGTATAATGACGAGACAAGCTGGGATAAGTCTGCACTGATGAGTATCGAGGGGGAGCTGTCCGAGTTCTCATCTTATCCTCAAAATATGAACGCAGGATATTTCCCCTCCGCTGGAATATTCTCCTCCCAAAACACAGACTATTACTCCTCACAGGTGGCAGCCATTTCCCAGATGAACTCTGCCTCCTCTTTTATGAGATCTTCCCACAGTCTGTCCACACAGGTCAACTCTAACTTCTTCATTCACAGCGAGTTTAGTCCGTTCAGAGTTTGGAGGGACCAAAACAGGTTTCCCTTCCACGGAGGCCAGGTCTCCGGCTTTATGCCCTGTTCGGAGTTTCAGAAATGGTACGAGACGCCTATGTACAAAGAACTCTCATTACAGCCACAACAGCATCCCTCTATGTTTTCTCAAGGGTGTCACAGGAACACATTTGCCCCCGCTATTCCCATGAATTCTCAACGTTCAACCTCTGCTTCTACAATGATGCACAGAGCTTCCGCAGTGGAGAAACGGTGTGAGTCGGAGCtcacaggacaatacaggaagCGCACTCAGAGCGTGGGAGCTAACCGGCTACCACCGCAACGGCCCTCCACTGCCTCCCCCTCCAGTGAGATGTCCAGGCGGGTGCGAGACACAATCAGCTCTGTGAAATCCCTCCAACAAAAAATCAAGATGATGGCAGAACACAATATAGAGACTCAGAGTCAAGATGGGTTTTATAACAAtgattatttaaatacatatgATCCAATGGTGCCTAATATTATGAGTTCTAATCCTTATGTAGCTCCATATCAGTTACAAAAATCATCAGCTTATGTGCCTCCCGTACCACAACAATTATTGCAGCAGCGTTCAGCTTCACCACAACCAGTAGAGCACGCACCTGTCAGGGCAGAAAGTAGAGGGGCAACTCCAGACGTCAAAATGTCCAGCTACAAGTCAAGAGCTGCCAGCCTCCTTTACAATCTAAAAGATAACAGGAAGAGGGTCAAGGCGACTTACAGTCCTAACGCATTTAAAGGCCAAGATGCACAGGAGAAATACAAGCAGGAACCAAAAGACTTTATTATAGACGTTCCTGAATTTTCTACTAATGAACTTTTGAATTTGACAGATGATAACAGAGGTAACAgattaaatgttccacagtatggataCCAGGCACATAGTCCAGGAATGCACACACAGAACTCTCAACCTGGTTATGAAATTCCCGTAGACATGGGTAAGTTaaatgttccgcaatatggaTACCCAGCCTATAATTCAGGAATGCCCCAGAATTCTCAACCAGACTTTGTAAATCCTGGAGAAAACAATACCAACAagttgaatgttccacaatacggaTACCAGGTCCGCAGTCCAGGAATGCATCAGAATTCCCAACACATGCAAAATTCTCAATACAAATTTGTAAATCCTATGGAAGACAGAGGAAACAGGTTAGATGTGGGTCAATATGGATACCAGGCTCATAGTCCGGGGATGCAGCAGAATATCCAGTTCTCACAATTTCCTCAAAATACACATAATTCCCAACAGCTCTATTCAGGACAAAACTCCGGTGAATACTATAGAGCGCAGATGCAAGGTGAAGTGGCACCTCATCCCGGGTTCACTGGATATACACAGGAGTATTACGCAAACACTCAGCTGCCTAATGGACAAAATCCTTATGAAAATATATCATCTTTTGCTCCATATAAGCAAAGTCTGAGTGATAAAGGAGGAGGGAGTTATGTAAACCAGCTTGAACAGAACCCAGAAGTGCAGAGGTTTGGTGCAGTCGTCCAGAGCAGAGACTATGTAAGTAAAGATAATAACACGCAGCAATTTAATGAAGCAGCAAGTGGGGAATATACAGGGCTGGACAGATATAATCAACTAAAAGAGAACAAATATGATTATAATAATGTTTATTCCCAAGACACGTGGGGGCAGACCAATAGCCTGCAAATACAGAAGCCAGGAATTCCCTCAAcacaaaattatcaaaatataaatgCTTATTCAAGAACAAATGCACAGGAAAATGTCCAAAACTACAATTATGAACAAATGGTAATGGAAAATTATGGCACAAGACCACATGGGACGGCAAATGTTTCAAATCAGATGGTACAGCAAGCCCCACCTCATGTGGCAAATACAGGTAATGCTGGATATAATACACAACAGCAGCCTGGAACATATAGAGATATTTATGCTCCTCCATCGGCCCATGAGTTCAATAAGGaaatcaaaatgaaagaaaatgatgCTCCTCGAGACAATCATAAATATTATGATCAGGACTCTAAAAAGCAAAGCATTGTTTCTAGTCAAGCAGGAATGCCTATATCCACAGAGGAATTAGGTCAAAGAAATGACGAGGCCATAAAAGAGAATAAGATGAAAGGCCTGCAGTTGAAAGAGATTAGACACATTGAAAATAGCAAACAGGAGAAgaaaacagaacaagaacaagtaGAGGATATTTCAAAAAGAAACAAGGCCACAAATGAACAGGTCTTTTTGCAACAGAATAAGTTGAATGTGCATAAAGCTGAGATAAACGAAATAAAAGGCAGGTCAGAGTTGAATTCACAGCAACACAAAGAACATCTGGAAAAAGAAGTATTTACAAAGTACAGAAGTGCACGAGATGCAGACCTCCCCACAGCTGAAGAAATGATAAAACAGTTACGAGGAGAAAACTCAAATTCAGACCACACTAAAATACTGGAGGCGATAGACAGACAGGAATGCATGATAGAGAGTGAGCCCCAGAGACCCGAGCCAGAGAAGCTGCAGCACATAGTGCAACATGCTAACACCGAGGGGCTAAAAGAGGAGCCCATAAAATGTGAACTGGCAGCGAGTAGCGAGGAGGCCAGAATAGAGCAAGTTAAACCTGAGCCCAGTCGTAAGGAGAGGGTCACAACTGAACAGGCCACAGAGACGCAAGTAGGGGCAGAGCATGTTGATAGAGTGATAGAGGAAGACAGGAATGAAGCCAAACAAGCTGTAACAGAGCTGATAATGGAGAGCCAGGCTAATACAAAGCCAGAAGAAAATAAAGACACAGAAATTATTGATGTTAAAGATAAAACACCCGAAACTGAGGTAGAAAAATCACAAGAAGAATTAGAAGTTAAATTTACTGAGGACATTAAAGTTACTGATAATCTCGTATGTGAGGAACATGCAAAAACGCAACAAATACCCAAAGAGGACGcaataaatgtaaatgatgtAGAAAGTGTATCTAAATCTGAACCTCAACAGCCAGCAACACATGAACCAGATAAAGTAGAGCAGGCCAAGACTGAATTAGCTAAAACCAAAGCGGAGTTGGCCAAAATAAAGGAACAGATGAAGGGAGAGCAGAAAGTTGAGAAAGATGAAGATGAACATACTGAGCAAGAAAATGACACTGCTCATACATTGTTCAAAGAGCCACCAGTCACAAGTGTAGACCTCactgacagaggagcagatgactTTGAACACATAAGAGAAAAATATGGTTATAGCCAAGCCACCGACAGAAACAAAACTTCCACCGAAGACAATGTCAATGAACAGTCAACAATACCTGGCAAAGACAAACCAATAGAACACAGGGTGGACACAAACCAGGATAAAAAGACAAACAGTGAAGTAATATCTGATGCAAAAGATCACAATGAAAAAATTAAGAATTTGTATGATGACACCACAGGAAGTCAATATGTTTATAGTGAATCATCTAAAGATTTTAAATTATCTATTGCCAGTAATGAGCCAGCTCATGGAGAGAACACTAGTGAATATGTTTTAAACAAAGAAGATGCTCCAATTGATAAAGTGGTAAAATCAGATGCACCTCAACCGAGAgaggatgcaaaacaacttatTGACAGCAAATGCAAAATGTCACAAAGTGATTTGCCTGATCCTGCAGCTAAAGAGGTCATTCTTAAAAATGATGCATGCAAGCTGAATGACCCTGTTCCTGTTCCTGTTGAGAAAGTAGAGAAATATGACATTTCTCAACAAAAAGATACAAAACAGGTCCCtatagaaagaaagacaaagtcAACTGATCACAAAACAGGTTCAAGTAAAGAAACATCAACCAAAGGCCTGACCCATAAAGAAAAGGCTCAAACAAAACAAGAGATTCTGACATCAAAGATCAAGGCTCATGCTGAAAAAGAAATATCTGCAATCAAAGAAGGTTTCGCCAATAAAGATGGACTTAAAAATCCCACAAAGTCTTTGGGAATAGGCCAGAATGCGAGCATACGACAGAAGCCACCATCACAGGAAGTCTGCAAAAAACAAGAACGGTCAGTGGATGGCGACACAAGACAAGCAGACGCTGGTCAGCCAGGAGAGATTCCACAGAAACATATGCAAAACAatgagaatataaaagaaagagtGGAGACAGTAACAAATACAGAGTTACGTACAAGTACAATGTCATTTAAAATGACAGAGAATCACACAGTGCAAAAGGATAAAAAATGTGGTTCTCCCACAGGTGACAAGAAAATTAAGCCACAAAATGAGgacaaatcaataaaacaagatCATCTGCGTAAAGGAGATAGAGTTGATCTTGAAAACACAGCACCCTCTCTTCAACTCCAAAATGAAATCTCTGTGCAAGACAACTCTTTATCAATCATGGGAATAATGGtgacagtgagagaaagaaatCCTTCAGAGCAAAACAAAGACCAAGAAGTTAAACATGGCCCAGAAACAAACATCACAAGACTTTCTGAAAAAGTCAGAGTAAATGATCAGGATTATActgaaacaaagcattttgaaaaAATGCCAGAAACTCACTCAACGACACACACAAATTTTACTGACAGCACTACTAAGAAAACTCCCCAACAGGAAAGCTCTTTTCCAAATGAGAGACCCCAAAGCGAAACACTACTCCCTGACCACCTGGCTGAAAAAGTTGTGCCCCCAACGGTTACAGTACCAGCTAAAAATAAAGTGCTGGCTGAAACGCAAGCCCTTGCCAACAAACAGGGCATAATGGCAGAAGAAACTAAAGTCTGTGCAAACAAACCTCCTAATGCAGCCCTGGAGACCACTGGCATCAAAGGTCAAAAAGAGATTACTGGCATAAGAACAATACCTGAAGAGCTGCCCACAACAGAAATGAAAAGAGTCATATCTGTATCTACAACAAGCAATGATAATACACAAGAAGATATCCTGCATATTGACAGCATCGCTATTCGAGTTGTGCCAGCAGTAACTGAAGAGGTGAACAAAGCTCCACAAAGAACTGCTTCAAATAGCTCTTTTACTGAGAAAGAAACTCAAAGCAACATCCAGAGAAGTGTTCCTTCAAATGATGATGTGCAAAAAGTGTTATCCAGTGTTAAAAAGCAAGCCCAATTACTGAAAAACTCTAACCAGTCAAATCTAAGTAATACAACCAGAGAACGTAGTGAAAATGAAAAGACTACAAATGAGGTTGAAACCCATAAGCCTCCAATGGAAGAGGGTTACTTCCAGGTTGACAAAAGAGATACTGGACCACAGAATAACAGCACAAGCATGGGACAAAGTTCAGAAGCTGTCGCACAGGAATCGGAACAACCAAGATCTCTGCCAAACCAACCTAGTTCAGCAATCAGGCAAGATCTGAAtattaaaacttcaaaacaaaTAGACAATAGTCCAAatgataaaagtaataaagaaaTAGAGAAACCAGGAGTTGGCCATTTGCATCACACTAGAAAACATCCCATGGCAAAGGGCAGACAAAGAGGTTTTGTAACACTCCCAGATAATAATGATAGCAAGGCTGAagccaaaccaaaaccaaaagtCCCAATACCTGAGATATCAGCCCTTGCGGACTATGCTAGACTTAAAGTGATTGTTTCTAAAGATGATGAAGACACTCTCCAGGAACAGCCCCCAAATAAAAAGGAAGGCTTTTTTCCGCTTATTCAGAGCCGCCATAGCAGACGTCCAGTGTTTACGATGGACTCACAAGAGGATCCTGTGAAAGAGAAAAGTTTACAAAATCAGTCAAGTACTCAAGTTAAAGTGAGCAAAGAACCTACTCCTGTTGTGTTTCCCATCACAGATAAACAACACCAAAGGACTGGAATGTTTAAACTGGAAGCCAAAGAAAATGCGGACGTACAAAAGATACAAGAAAGTAAACCAAGTTCAATGGACCAAACACCAAAAGGCAAAACAAATAACAAGGAGAAAAATGCAGAGGATAAAATTAAGGATATGCTGGAGAAGAGCAGAGCGAAACAAgctgaagaagagaagagagctgctcagagagaagaagagcagCGAGCCCTCGAGAGAGAGGCCATCGTGACACAGATCCGGGAAAGACGCAAGAAACAacgagaggcagagagacacaTGGAGGAAACGGCTTCAAATACAGAAAGGAAAatggatgctcagaatgttctTGACCACCATAAAGAATCTAACACTGAAGAACAACTAAGAAATGCAGAggaacagaagaagaaagacattgTGGAGGAACATCAGAAAAGGGCTGCTCTAGAGGAACAACACAAAAAGGTGGCtcaaattgaagaacaaagaaGACAAGCTGCtaaagaggagcagctgagaaAGGATGCCCTTGAAGAACAGACCAGAAGAGCCAATGAAGAGCAGCAAAGAAAAGCAGAGGAACAGAAAAAGGCCATTTTAGAGGAAAAACTGAGAAAGGCTGCTCAGAtggaagaggaaaaaagaagaaTGTTGCTAGAAGAACAGCAAAGACAAGCAGCAATAATCGAGGAACAGAAGAAAAAAGCCGCTATTGAAGAACAACAGAGAAGGCTCGCACAGGAACAGCGGCAAAGAAAAGCTGCTCTGGAAGAAGAGCAACGAAGAGCAGCTCAAAAGGAACAGCAGAGGAAGATGGCGGAGGAAGAGCAGCAAAGACAAGCAGCAATAATTGAGGAACAGAAGAAAAAAGCAGCTATTGAAGAACAACAGAGAAGGCTCGTACAGGAAGAGCTGCAAAGAAAAGCTCAGGAGGAACAGCGCAGAAAAATGGCAGAGGAAGAACAGCAAAGGAAAGCTGCTATCATTGAGGAACAGAAGAAAAGAGCTGCAATTGAAGAACAACAAAGAAAGATGGCACAAGCTGCTCAGGAAGAAAAGAAGCAAAAGGCTGCTCTTGAAGAACAGCAAAGAAGAGCTGCTCTGgaagaacagacacaaaaagcTGCTCTAGAGGAACAGCAAAGAAGAGCAGCTGAAACTGAACAGCTCAGAAAGATAGCAGAGGAAGAACAGCAAAGGAAAGCTGCAATAATCGAGGAACAGAAGAAAAGAGCTGCTATTGAAGAACAACAGAGAAAGCTTGCATACGAAGAGCAACAGAAACAAGCTGCCCTGGAAGAACAGAAGCAAAAAGCTGCTCTAGAAGAACAGCAAAGAAGAGCTGCTCAAAAGGAACTGCAGAGAAAGATGGCAGAGGAAGAACAGCAAAGGAAAGCTGCCATCATTGAGGAACAGAAGAAAAGAGCTGCTATTGAAGAACAACAAAGAAAGCTTGCATACgaagagcaacaaaaacaagctgCCCTGGAGGAACAGAAGCAAAAAGCTGCTATAGAAGAACAGCAAAGAAGAGCTGCTCAAAAGGAACAGCAGAGGAAGatggcagaggaggaacagcaAAGGAAAGCTGCCATAATTGAGGAACAGAAGAAAAGAGCTGCTATTCAAGAACAACAGAGAAAGCTTGCATACgaagagcaacaaaaacaagctgCTCTAGAAGAACAGAAGCAAAAAGCTGCTCTAGAGGAACAGCAAAGAAGAGCTGCTCAAAAGGAACTGCAGAGGAAGATGGCAGAGGAAGAACAGCAAAGGAAAGCTGCCGTCATTGAGGAACAGAAGAAAAGAGCTGCAATTGAAGAACAACAGAGAAAGCTTGCATACgaagagcaacaaaaacaagctgCTCTAGAAGAACAGAAGCAAAAAGCTGCTCTAGAGGAACAGCAAAGAAGAGCTGCTCAAAAGGAACTGCAGAGGAAGATGGCAGAGGAAGAACAGCAAAGGAAAGCTGCCGTCATTGAGGAACAGAAGAAAAGAGCTGCAATTGAAGAACAACAGAGAAAGCTTGCATACgaagagcaacaaaaacaagctgCTCTGGAAGAACAGAAGCAAAAAGCTGCACTAGAGGAACAGCAAAGAAGAGCTGCTCAAAAGGAACTGCAGAGGAAGATGGCGGAGGAAGAACAGCAAAGGAAAGCTGCCGTCCTTGAGGAACAGAAGAAAAGAGCTGCTATTGAAGAACAACAAAGACAAGCTGCGTTgaaagaagagcagagaagagctgcTCTAGAGGAACAACTGAGAAAAAATAAGATGGCTGAGGAGGAGCAGCGAAGAAAAGAAGCTCTAGAAGAACAGCGAAAAATAGCTCAAATTGAAGAAATGAGAAGGCAAGCAGCTCACGAGGAGGAGCTGAGAAAGGCTGCTGAGATTGAGGAGCGTAAGAGAATTGCAGCTCTGCAGGAGGAGCAACAAAGAAAAGCTAAATTAGAGGATCAGAAGCGAAAAGCAGCAAtggaagaaaagagaaaaatcgCTCAAATTGAAGAAAAGAGAAGACAAGAAGCCCACGAGGAACAGCTGAGAAAGGCTGCTGAGACTGAAGAGCTAAAGAGAAGGGCGGCTTTAGAGGAACAAAAGCGAAAAGCTGTAATAGAAGAACAGAGAAAACTAGCTCAGATTGAAGAAATGAGAAGACAAGCAGCTCATGAAGAACAGCTCAGAAAGATAgctgaggaggagcagcagcggAAAAAAGCAGCTATAAtagaggaagaaaggagagcAGCTCTTGAAGAACAGCAACGAATAGAAGCTCACAAGGAGCAGCTGAGAAAAGCTGCAAAGATTGAGGAGCAAAAGAAAAAGGCTGAATTAGAGGATCAGAGGCAAAAAGCTGCTATAGAAGAACGGAGGAGGAAAGAACAAAGGCGAACTCgacaagaggaggaagagaagcagCTGGCCTATATTAGGGAGGAACGAATCAGAAGACAGattgaggaggagagggaagttGAACTTGAAGAGGAAATGACAAGGCGACAGCAAAGCTCTGAGCAAAATCGAACACACGCAGGGAAAGATACAAGACACTTCAGAAGCCAGGACCTACCCCAGAATCAGACAGAAATCAGAGCAAGACCAGCAGTAAATCAGGAGGAAACAGCTGAAATGGAGGAGCAGAAAAATGCATCTGATAAAGAAGCTCTCCAATATTACTCCTTGACCTCGGCAGAAGCAGAGAAACCCTCACCTCCCCAAAAGAGAAGCAACGCAAATGGACCTGACACAGTTGATGATATCAGCAGGCCACACGCTTCTGCATCTCCAGCCACCTCTCAATCCCGCTCCACCACAGCCTCCCCAGCATTTGGAACCAAACCCTCCATGTTCAAAGTTAAAGACAACACACTCCGAGGATCTTCTCTCACCAAGTCCATCAAACCACGTTTCCATAAAAGTTTTGGGGAAGAATTCAGGGTTGGTTCGCCAATGGAAAGAGTATGCGAGAAAAATGAAGGTGATCAAGACACACTAAGGTGCAGAACTCCTTCTACCCCTCTCCCACAGTACAGGCCATTTTCAAGAAGAAGCCTTGCGCTAGATGAAGAAGACTCACGCTCCATCATCAGCAATATGTCTGAGGACGTGGAGAGTTTTGCCACCAATGCAACTGACCTTGCAGATATAAGGGCATTGTACGACTCAGATAGACCTGAGTCAGCATGCAGTTTTAGCAGTGATGTATCGCGCTCATTTGGAAAACCTCCTGCAGTTCCTCCTAAGAGTGAAAAGGCTTTGCGGCGAGCTAAAAGACTGGCTACGCGGAGATCAAAAAA encodes the following:
- the LOC129456841 gene encoding protein lava lamp-like → MATVEKRRSSRKSGHRKHNDGGYSDTETDREVSSLTDRAFRSLCIGDEAVYNDADLSASPCTQKDTGRQELKRTAHESFSLRVQQYGQDWIYRGTYGAEIHKGQQWGVYGEKGAPEPPQQAYPPRELSLFSNGMTEVNSQQRRSHSRVSSLIRAFNSEGQGDEAVYNDETSWDKSALMSIEGELSEFSSYPQNMNAGYFPSAGIFSSQNTDYYSSQVAAISQMNSASSFMRSSHSLSTQVNSNFFIHSEFSPFRVWRDQNRFPFHGGQVSGFMPCSEFQKWYETPMYKELSLQPQQHPSMFSQGCHRNTFAPAIPMNSQRSTSASTMMHRASAVEKRCESELTGQYRKRTQSVGANRLPPQRPSTASPSSEMSRRVRDTISSVKSLQQKIKMMAEHNIETQSQDGFYNNDYLNTYDPMVPNIMSSNPYVAPYQLQKSSAYVPPVPQQLLQQRSASPQPVEHAPVRAESRGATPDVKMSSYKSRAASLLYNLKDNRKRVKATYSPNAFKGQDAQEKYKQEPKDFIIDVPEFSTNELLNLTDDNRGNRLNVPQYGYQAHSPGMHTQNSQPGYEIPVDMGKLNVPQYGYPAYNSGMPQNSQPDFVNPGENNTNKLNVPQYGYQVRSPGMHQNSQHMQNSQYKFVNPMEDRGNRLDVGQYGYQAHSPGMQQNIQFSQFPQNTHNSQQLYSGQNSGEYYRAQMQGEVAPHPGFTGYTQEYYANTQLPNGQNPYENISSFAPYKQSLSDKGGGSYVNQLEQNPEVQRFGAVVQSRDYVSKDNNTQQFNEAASGEYTGLDRYNQLKENKYDYNNVYSQDTWGQTNSLQIQKPGIPSTQNYQNINAYSRTNAQENVQNYNYEQMVMENYGTRPHGTANVSNQMVQQAPPHVANTGNAGYNTQQQPGTYRDIYAPPSAHEFNKEIKMKENDAPRDNHKYYDQDSKKQSIVSSQAGMPISTEELGQRNDEAIKENKMKGLQLKEIRHIENSKQEKKTEQEQVEDISKRNKATNEQVFLQQNKLNVHKAEINEIKGRSELNSQQHKEHLEKEVFTKYRSARDADLPTAEEMIKQLRGENSNSDHTKILEAIDRQECMIESEPQRPEPEKLQHIVQHANTEGLKEEPIKCELAASSEEARIEQVKPEPSRKERVTTEQATETQVGAEHVDRVIEEDRNEAKQAVTELIMESQANTKPEENKDTEIIDVKDKTPETEVEKSQEELEVKFTEDIKVTDNLVCEEHAKTQQIPKEDAINVNDVESVSKSEPQQPATHEPDKVEQAKTELAKTKAELAKIKEQMKGEQKVEKDEDEHTEQENDTAHTLFKEPPVTSVDLTDRGADDFEHIREKYGYSQATDRNKTSTEDNVNEQSTIPGKDKPIEHRVDTNQDKKTNSEVISDAKDHNEKIKNLYDDTTGSQYVYSESSKDFKLSIASNEPAHGENTSEYVLNKEDAPIDKVVKSDAPQPREDAKQLIDSKCKMSQSDLPDPAAKEVILKNDACKLNDPVPVPVEKVEKYDISQQKDTKQVPIERKTKSTDHKTGSSKETSTKGLTHKEKAQTKQEILTSKIKAHAEKEISAIKEGFANKDGLKNPTKSLGIGQNASIRQKPPSQEVCKKQERSVDGDTRQADAGQPGEIPQKHMQNNENIKERVETVTNTELRTSTMSFKMTENHTVQKDKKCGSPTGDKKIKPQNEDKSIKQDHLRKGDRVDLENTAPSLQLQNEISVQDNSLSIMGIMVTVRERNPSEQNKDQEVKHGPETNITRLSEKVRVNDQDYTETKHFEKMPETHSTTHTNFTDSTTKKTPQQESSFPNERPQSETLLPDHLAEKVVPPTVTVPAKNKVLAETQALANKQGIMAEETKVCANKPPNAALETTGIKGQKEITGIRTIPEELPTTEMKRVISVSTTSNDNTQEDILHIDSIAIRVVPAVTEEVNKAPQRTASNSSFTEKETQSNIQRSVPSNDDVQKVLSSVKKQAQLLKNSNQSNLSNTTRERSENEKTTNEVETHKPPMEEGYFQVDKRDTGPQNNSTSMGQSSEAVAQESEQPRSLPNQPSSAIRQDLNIKTSKQIDNSPNDKSNKEIEKPGVGHLHHTRKHPMAKGRQRGFVTLPDNNDSKAEAKPKPKVPIPEISALADYARLKVIVSKDDEDTLQEQPPNKKEGFFPLIQSRHSRRPVFTMDSQEDPVKEKSLQNQSSTQVKVSKEPTPVVFPITDKQHQRTGMFKLEAKENADVQKIQESKPSSMDQTPKGKTNNKEKNAEDKIKDMLEKSRAKQAEEEKRAAQREEEQRALEREAIVTQIRERRKKQREAERHMEETASNTERKMDAQNVLDHHKESNTEEQLRNAEEQKKKDIVEEHQKRAALEEQHKKVAQIEEQRRQAAKEEQLRKDALEEQTRRANEEQQRKAEEQKKAILEEKLRKAAQMEEEKRRMLLEEQQRQAAIIEEQKKKAAIEEQQRRLAQEQRQRKAALEEEQRRAAQKEQQRKMAEEEQQRQAAIIEEQKKKAAIEEQQRRLVQEELQRKAQEEQRRKMAEEEQQRKAAIIEEQKKRAAIEEQQRKMAQAAQEEKKQKAALEEQQRRAALEEQTQKAALEEQQRRAAETEQLRKIAEEEQQRKAAIIEEQKKRAAIEEQQRKLAYEEQQKQAALEEQKQKAALEEQQRRAAQKELQRKMAEEEQQRKAAIIEEQKKRAAIEEQQRKLAYEEQQKQAALEEQKQKAAIEEQQRRAAQKEQQRKMAEEEQQRKAAIIEEQKKRAAIQEQQRKLAYEEQQKQAALEEQKQKAALEEQQRRAAQKELQRKMAEEEQQRKAAVIEEQKKRAAIEEQQRKLAYEEQQKQAALEEQKQKAALEEQQRRAAQKELQRKMAEEEQQRKAAVIEEQKKRAAIEEQQRKLAYEEQQKQAALEEQKQKAALEEQQRRAAQKELQRKMAEEEQQRKAAVLEEQKKRAAIEEQQRQAALKEEQRRAALEEQLRKNKMAEEEQRRKEALEEQRKIAQIEEMRRQAAHEEELRKAAEIEERKRIAALQEEQQRKAKLEDQKRKAAMEEKRKIAQIEEKRRQEAHEEQLRKAAETEELKRRAALEEQKRKAVIEEQRKLAQIEEMRRQAAHEEQLRKIAEEEQQRKKAAIIEEERRAALEEQQRIEAHKEQLRKAAKIEEQKKKAELEDQRQKAAIEERRRKEQRRTRQEEEEKQLAYIREERIRRQIEEEREVELEEEMTRRQQSSEQNRTHAGKDTRHFRSQDLPQNQTEIRARPAVNQEETAEMEEQKNASDKEALQYYSLTSAEAEKPSPPQKRSNANGPDTVDDISRPHASASPATSQSRSTTASPAFGTKPSMFKVKDNTLRGSSLTKSIKPRFHKSFGEEFRVGSPMERVCEKNEGDQDTLRCRTPSTPLPQYRPFSRRSLALDEEDSRSIISNMSEDVESFATNATDLADIRALYDSDRPESACSFSSDVSRSFGKPPAVPPKSEKALRRAKRLATRRSKKELAKDVTEDSYEASMSEVANSDVVASPHFTAPISIARAPPAGSSVSLSHSEPSHQRSVHTAPHATGPISLPNSSPHTSTPVSSSQNSGSFSTSAAPRSIPQVPSSPTHHHTPKPVTQYQVESGFSQPYTQRRVMQDIGSGQYYVVDVPVEVKTKTFFDPETGKYVQLNVRESNRNATQRQPLQGYPQSHMKPKLHAKLQPNTSSNAQYQGYSGNSKGYQSAATSSGQSMTPATVIQDQQPIRSSMAHRHGGPETSYSPDKTPYMDTVNKVDKTHHAVYNTQGSQGAIKEGDSQLVNSRYGSRDIISMSELEDFMEVSDW